Proteins encoded within one genomic window of Lysinibacillus louembei:
- a CDS encoding DeoR/GlpR family DNA-binding transcription regulator: MTYAKIERFEYIVKQLELEGKIIVANIAEALQVAPETIRRDFDELEQQKLLTRVHGGAVKYMNVRNEPAFLRKLQMQMEAKRQIARAAAHRIQNGDTIAVDTGTTTVHIADFLLAVDDVTVVTNSIAAAVQFNLAIEERRMTGKVIVLGGMTNPAQSSLVGAMTIEMLSKMNFDKAFLSCGGISEGIVYDYDLDESLVSKKMLEQSKKSYLLADATKLNSKSFYQICQLDACVEVLCDQVCPITWQAYEEIWTLCHGGKFG; the protein is encoded by the coding sequence ATGACGTACGCAAAAATCGAGCGCTTTGAATACATTGTAAAGCAGCTAGAGCTTGAAGGGAAAATTATCGTTGCTAATATTGCCGAAGCGTTGCAAGTAGCTCCTGAGACAATTCGTCGAGATTTTGATGAATTGGAGCAGCAAAAGCTATTAACAAGGGTCCATGGTGGGGCTGTAAAATACATGAATGTAAGAAATGAGCCAGCCTTTTTACGTAAGCTTCAAATGCAGATGGAGGCAAAGCGCCAAATTGCACGTGCAGCAGCTCACCGTATTCAGAACGGAGATACAATTGCTGTGGATACAGGCACAACGACTGTGCACATTGCAGATTTTCTGCTTGCAGTGGATGATGTAACGGTTGTAACAAATTCAATTGCAGCAGCTGTTCAATTTAATTTAGCAATTGAAGAACGCCGTATGACAGGAAAAGTAATTGTACTTGGGGGTATGACAAACCCAGCACAATCCTCATTAGTAGGCGCAATGACAATTGAAATGCTTAGTAAAATGAATTTTGATAAAGCATTTTTATCATGTGGTGGAATTAGTGAAGGCATCGTTTATGATTATGATTTAGATGAATCTTTAGTTTCAAAAAAAATGCTAGAGCAAAGCAAAAAAAGCTATTTATTAGCTGATGCTACGAAATTAAATAGTAAATCCTTTTATCAAATTTGCCAGTTGGATGCATGTGTAGAAGTATTGTGTGATCAGGTTTGTCCGATAACATGGCAAGCATATGAGGAAATTTGGACGCTATGTCATGGAGGGAAATTTGGATGA
- a CDS encoding methyl-accepting chemotaxis protein: protein MQYKKNYLMLRLAALTVGINIIVFVLEKYFHLLSKHNSHGAVTEVSTGTIVGRYIFFIIPFLFLAWGIVLYIKNSEHHLLPWINTLTQTFGSMAIISSAGGGVEFHFSIFMVLAIIAYYEQVRLMILMTVLFAVQHVAGYFFIPQIVFGTDQYTFLMLVIHAIFLLLTSYATIKQILSKNAITKQLEEEKRSKEESLIHLVQQVEKLSERIQSASMNVSSKSEQNLKSNEAMGHSFDEVTEGLSMQIDSIQYVNDNLGRIHHSIQKTFDSFEEIQGEATTTEKAVTESYGRLEIIQEQNKNVLHTTSVIVSSMKSLQQSALAAQSMTSMIQAIADQTNLLALNASIEAARAGEHGKGFAVVADEIRKLSDQSRSAAEEIQAIITTIGEESEANVGHVNVGQQAIQQSTTNVESFATDFGKIHQMIQQMLQYIIEMNNMMTAIHRDTTDVTENMQQVLAVTERGFDSVERLRAIGDQQIESAKQVDEEIEELGSLSQSLQQQFS from the coding sequence ATGCAATATAAAAAGAATTATTTAATGCTCAGATTAGCGGCTTTAACGGTTGGGATTAATATAATTGTTTTTGTACTGGAGAAGTATTTTCATTTATTAAGCAAGCATAATTCACATGGGGCAGTTACAGAAGTTTCAACAGGTACTATAGTAGGGAGATATATATTTTTCATTATTCCTTTCTTATTTTTAGCATGGGGAATTGTGCTTTATATTAAAAACTCAGAGCACCATTTACTGCCATGGATTAATACATTAACGCAAACATTCGGTAGTATGGCTATTATTAGTAGTGCTGGTGGAGGAGTGGAGTTTCACTTTTCGATTTTTATGGTGTTAGCGATCATTGCTTATTATGAGCAAGTACGATTAATGATTTTAATGACAGTACTGTTTGCAGTACAGCATGTTGCAGGTTACTTCTTTATTCCACAAATTGTTTTTGGAACAGACCAATATACCTTCCTTATGTTAGTTATCCATGCAATCTTTTTATTATTAACTAGCTATGCAACAATTAAGCAAATTTTGTCGAAAAATGCGATAACGAAGCAACTTGAGGAAGAGAAGCGTAGCAAGGAAGAAAGCTTAATCCATTTAGTACAGCAGGTTGAAAAGCTATCTGAGCGCATCCAATCAGCTTCAATGAACGTTTCGAGTAAATCTGAGCAAAATTTGAAATCGAATGAGGCGATGGGGCATTCCTTTGATGAGGTGACAGAGGGATTATCCATGCAAATTGATTCAATTCAGTATGTTAATGACAATCTTGGGCGCATTCATCATTCAATTCAAAAAACATTCGATTCCTTTGAGGAAATTCAAGGAGAAGCAACAACAACAGAAAAAGCAGTAACTGAAAGCTATGGCAGACTTGAGATAATACAGGAGCAAAATAAAAATGTATTACACACAACTTCCGTTATCGTTTCATCGATGAAATCGTTACAGCAATCAGCGCTTGCGGCACAAAGTATGACAAGCATGATTCAAGCAATTGCAGATCAAACAAATTTATTAGCATTAAATGCATCAATTGAAGCAGCAAGGGCTGGAGAGCACGGTAAAGGATTTGCGGTCGTAGCAGATGAGATTCGTAAATTATCTGATCAAAGTCGAAGTGCGGCGGAGGAAATACAAGCAATTATTACAACGATTGGTGAGGAAAGTGAAGCGAATGTTGGGCATGTTAATGTTGGTCAACAGGCTATCCAACAATCAACAACAAATGTAGAGTCATTCGCTACTGATTTTGGAAAAATACATCAAATGATTCAGCAAATGCTGCAATATATTATTGAAATGAACAATATGATGACAGCGATTCATCGTGATACGACAGATGTAACAGAAAATATGCAGCAAGTTTTAGCTGTTACGGAAAGAGGCTTTGATTCTGTAGAGAGGTTAAGAGCAATCGGCGACCAGCAAATAGAATCAGCGAAGCAAGTAGATGAGGAAATCGAAGAGCTTGGCTCATTAAGTCAGTCGTTGCAGCAGCAATTTTCATAA
- a CDS encoding MATE family efflux transporter yields the protein MAKKTKELGLFQLTWPLFLELFLFMLMGLADTLMLSAVSDEAVAGVGAANQYIQIAILILGVIGSGAAIVVSQYLGSKRFKEASKISALSVSLNLCVGIIMSALFILFSNNIMTMMNLQGNVLLFAQSYLGIVGGFIFLQALINSLSAVIRVNGWTKQTMYVSLGMNVIHLILNYILIFGKFGAPAMGVEGAAISSVISRALAAVVFFWLLYQALEVRVKLQYYYTFSKDYIKKILQIGIPSALEQVLYQTAQIVFLYYVTYIGAASLAARQYVVNISMFTYLFAMAIGMGTAILIGRHVGAGEQEIAYKRGWFSVKTALIFTLVMVAVVMLFREQFVQLFTKDPEIIAIASAVLLLSILLETGRTINITIINALRASGDARFPVKIGFISMICMSLPLGYLFVFVLDMGLVGVWLAIAADEWLRAILVLLRWKSRKWERYAIVTAKAE from the coding sequence ATGGCGAAGAAAACGAAAGAACTTGGCCTATTTCAATTGACTTGGCCACTCTTTTTAGAATTATTTTTATTTATGTTAATGGGGCTAGCAGATACGCTGATGCTAAGTGCCGTTTCAGATGAAGCGGTAGCTGGAGTTGGTGCAGCAAATCAATATATCCAAATTGCTATTTTAATATTAGGTGTTATCGGCTCAGGTGCTGCCATCGTTGTTTCTCAATATTTAGGCTCGAAGCGCTTTAAAGAGGCTTCCAAAATTTCAGCGTTGTCAGTGTCGCTCAACCTTTGTGTCGGTATTATAATGAGTGCGCTGTTTATTTTATTCTCAAATAACATTATGACGATGATGAATTTACAAGGAAATGTCCTGCTATTTGCACAAAGCTATCTTGGCATTGTCGGTGGATTTATTTTCCTGCAAGCATTAATTAATTCATTATCTGCCGTTATTCGTGTAAACGGTTGGACAAAGCAAACAATGTATGTGTCACTTGGCATGAACGTCATCCATTTAATTTTAAATTATATTTTGATTTTCGGAAAATTCGGCGCACCTGCAATGGGTGTTGAAGGTGCAGCTATTTCTTCTGTTATTAGCCGTGCGCTCGCTGCTGTCGTGTTTTTCTGGCTGCTCTATCAGGCGCTGGAGGTACGCGTAAAATTACAATACTATTATACTTTTTCAAAAGACTATATTAAGAAAATTTTGCAAATTGGAATCCCTTCTGCTTTAGAGCAGGTGCTTTATCAAACTGCGCAAATTGTTTTCTTATATTACGTTACGTATATAGGTGCAGCCTCTCTTGCAGCACGTCAATATGTCGTCAATATTTCCATGTTTACTTATTTATTCGCAATGGCAATCGGGATGGGAACCGCTATTTTAATCGGTCGCCATGTTGGAGCAGGTGAACAGGAAATCGCCTATAAGCGTGGATGGTTTAGTGTGAAAACTGCTTTAATTTTCACACTCGTTATGGTAGCAGTCGTCATGCTTTTCCGTGAGCAATTCGTTCAGCTATTTACAAAGGACCCTGAAATTATAGCCATTGCCTCAGCTGTCCTACTATTAAGTATTTTACTTGAAACAGGACGGACAATTAATATTACGATTATTAACGCATTGCGTGCCTCTGGTGACGCACGCTTCCCCGTGAAAATCGGCTTCATTTCAATGATTTGTATGAGCTTACCACTAGGTTATTTATTCGTCTTCGTCCTTGATATGGGATTGGTTGGTGTATGGTTAGCTATTGCAGCAGATGAGTGGCTACGCGCAATTCTTGTATTACTACGATGGAAAAGCCGAAAATGGGAGCGCTACGCTATCGTTACGGCAAAAGCAGAATAA
- a CDS encoding ABC transporter ATP-binding protein: MSYITIEGLHKKFGDTTVLTEIDMQINKGEFITLLGPSGCGKSTILRILAGLTESSAGVIQIDGKNMMGVQPKERQVGMVFQSYALFPNMTVYENVAFGLRMQKVAKAEIDKRVQEILTIVRLTEKAHFYPKELSGGQQQRVALARAIIVRPKVLLLDEPLSALDAQIRKKLQVDLRNIQQQLEMTMILVTHDQEEAMAISDRIFVMNNGMIAQSGTPTEIYTSPKSEFVANFIGHYNVFTRQMLEKMVGAPLSIKGEKFAIRPEVIHLDQKQGDIAIAGIAQHSLMSGNVIRTTFEGESMFVMEQLHQREQKVILGQKYTCYVAQEDVVALL; encoded by the coding sequence ATGAGTTATATAACGATTGAAGGACTTCATAAAAAATTTGGAGATACGACGGTACTAACAGAAATTGATATGCAAATTAATAAAGGCGAATTTATTACACTATTAGGCCCAAGTGGCTGTGGAAAAAGTACAATTTTACGCATATTGGCGGGGCTAACAGAATCCTCAGCAGGCGTTATTCAAATTGATGGTAAAAATATGATGGGGGTGCAGCCAAAGGAGAGACAGGTGGGCATGGTGTTCCAATCCTATGCGTTATTTCCGAATATGACGGTGTATGAAAATGTAGCATTCGGCTTGCGTATGCAAAAGGTGGCCAAAGCAGAAATTGATAAGCGTGTACAGGAAATACTTACAATTGTTCGCTTGACGGAAAAGGCCCATTTTTATCCTAAAGAATTATCAGGTGGGCAGCAGCAACGTGTTGCTTTAGCACGTGCAATTATTGTTCGACCTAAAGTGCTTCTGCTAGATGAGCCGTTAAGTGCACTAGATGCACAGATTCGCAAAAAGCTACAGGTGGACTTGCGTAATATTCAACAGCAGCTTGAGATGACAATGATTTTAGTGACACATGACCAGGAGGAGGCGATGGCAATTTCAGACCGCATTTTCGTAATGAATAACGGAATGATTGCGCAAAGTGGGACACCAACTGAAATTTATACAAGCCCTAAAAGCGAATTTGTAGCGAATTTTATTGGACATTACAATGTATTTACACGTCAAATGCTAGAAAAAATGGTTGGTGCACCTTTATCTATTAAAGGAGAAAAATTTGCAATCCGCCCAGAGGTCATTCATCTTGACCAGAAACAAGGTGATATTGCTATAGCGGGTATAGCGCAGCATTCTTTAATGAGTGGGAATGTTATTCGTACGACATTTGAAGGTGAAAGTATGTTTGTAATGGAGCAGCTACATCAACGTGAACAAAAGGTGATACTTGGTCAAAAATATACTTGCTATGTTGCGCAGGAAGATGTGGTCGCATTATTATGA
- a CDS encoding alkaline phosphatase family protein: protein MQNKKVVLIVVDALRFDTACTHMGFMQHLVEQNMAARYKVCSEVPALSRPLYETILTGTPPLVHGVVSNMLVRLSTQTSLFHVAQQNGLSTAAAAYYWVSELYNRAPFVHMEDRIQLDKELPINNGLFYFEDHYPDSHLFAEATWLIDNKQPDFLYVHPMNVDDDGHKFTADSAGYRNRVLATDNLLSLFIPKCLAHGYEVIVTADHGMTSDGNHGGTTAEDRHVPMFVISSAVKPGIRDGVVSQLQVAPLCCCLLGIEPAESMVPLLLDGVRANVE from the coding sequence ATGCAAAATAAAAAAGTGGTGTTAATTGTTGTTGACGCGCTACGTTTTGATACAGCTTGTACACATATGGGCTTTATGCAGCATTTAGTGGAGCAAAATATGGCAGCACGTTATAAAGTTTGTTCGGAGGTTCCCGCTTTATCTAGACCGCTATATGAAACGATCTTAACAGGGACACCGCCGCTTGTGCATGGGGTCGTGAGCAATATGCTTGTGCGTTTATCGACGCAGACGAGCCTTTTCCATGTCGCACAGCAAAATGGTTTGTCAACAGCCGCAGCAGCTTACTATTGGGTAAGCGAGCTGTACAATCGCGCGCCGTTCGTGCATATGGAGGACCGAATTCAACTAGATAAAGAGCTGCCGATTAATAACGGCTTGTTCTATTTTGAAGATCATTATCCAGATAGTCATTTATTTGCAGAGGCAACATGGCTAATTGATAATAAACAGCCAGATTTTCTTTATGTGCATCCGATGAATGTCGATGATGATGGGCATAAGTTTACAGCTGATTCAGCAGGCTATCGTAATCGCGTGTTGGCAACGGATAATTTATTATCTTTATTTATTCCGAAATGCTTAGCACATGGCTATGAGGTGATTGTGACGGCGGATCATGGAATGACGAGCGATGGCAATCATGGTGGAACGACAGCGGAGGACCGTCACGTACCGATGTTTGTGATTTCCAGTGCAGTGAAGCCAGGGATTCGTGATGGTGTCGTATCGCAATTACAAGTGGCACCACTTTGCTGTTGCTTGCTCGGTATTGAGCCCGCAGAAAGTATGGTTCCGTTGTTATTGGATGGTGTGAGGGCGAACGTGGAATAA
- a CDS encoding ABC transporter permease, with protein MKKRSFTDLFFLLFVVYIVLPVAATMLYAFADKWNKTILPEGLTLKWVMTLFQDPAFIQAFGRSVLLAGGAVIVALFVIVPAIFVIVLYFPKYEKWIQATVVMVYSFPGIILAVGLIRVYSKFGISMILVVLGAYVIGILPYIYQGTRNSLRNVDARQLLDAAQLLGASKMQAFTRILLPTVYPGLFAGALLSFSVLFGEFVLINLVVGSRFETVQIYLMKKLSTSGHIASAVVFVYIVLMGILTFIAAKVTKKTKGATNV; from the coding sequence ATGAAAAAACGAAGCTTTACCGATTTATTTTTCCTTCTATTTGTCGTTTATATTGTGCTACCAGTTGCTGCGACGATGCTTTATGCCTTTGCAGATAAATGGAATAAGACAATATTGCCAGAAGGATTAACTTTGAAATGGGTAATGACCTTATTTCAGGACCCCGCCTTTATTCAAGCATTCGGGCGTTCTGTGTTGCTAGCTGGTGGGGCGGTCATCGTTGCATTATTTGTCATTGTCCCAGCAATTTTTGTTATTGTGTTATATTTTCCGAAGTATGAAAAGTGGATTCAAGCGACTGTTGTGATGGTTTATTCCTTCCCAGGTATTATTTTAGCAGTAGGGCTAATTCGCGTTTATAGCAAATTTGGTATATCAATGATTTTAGTTGTGCTTGGCGCTTATGTTATTGGTATATTACCTTATATTTATCAAGGTACACGCAATAGTTTACGCAATGTCGATGCGCGCCAGCTTTTAGATGCAGCCCAATTACTTGGCGCTTCTAAAATGCAGGCATTTACAAGGATTTTGCTGCCGACTGTTTATCCTGGACTATTTGCAGGGGCGTTGCTTTCTTTTTCTGTGCTGTTCGGTGAATTTGTGTTAATCAATCTTGTTGTTGGCTCACGCTTTGAAACAGTGCAAATTTATTTAATGAAAAAGCTAAGCACAAGCGGGCACATTGCGAGTGCAGTTGTCTTTGTATATATTGTGTTAATGGGCATTTTAACATTTATTGCAGCAAAAGTGACGAAAAAGACGAAAGGTGCTACAAACGTATGA
- a CDS encoding DNA topoisomerase III, with protein MAKSVVLAEKPSVARDIANVLKCHKKGNGFLEGDKYIVTWALGHLVTLADPESYDVKYKTWNLEDLPMLPERLKLTVIKQSGKQFNAVKSQLSRSDVNEVIIATDAGREGELVARWILAKAKINKPVKRLWISSVTDKAIKEGFANLKPGKQYENLYHAAIARSEADWYIGLNATRALTAKHNAQLNCGRVQTPTLAMIAAREDEIKNFKAQTYYGIEAQTDSIKLTWQDANGNSRSFNKEKIDSIIKTLGRQDAKVINVERKPKKSFAPALYDLTELQRDANKLFGYSAKETLNIMQKLYESHKVLTYPRTDSRYISSDIVGTLPERLKACAVGDYRTIANKIATKPIKATKAFVDDSKVSDHHAIIPTEAYVNLSAFSDKERKIYDLVVKRFLAVLLPAHEYEQLTVQAEIAAEKFIAKGKTVLNAGWKEVYQNRFDDEETNEDVKEQLLPRLNKGDVLKTRLIAGTSGQTKPPARFTEATLLSAMENPTKYLETDDKRLADTLKSTGGLGTVATRADIIDKLFNSFMIEKRGGKDIFITSKGRQLLDLAPEELRSPATTAEWEQKLELIAKGKLQKDTFINEMKEHTKAIVTDIKNNDKKYKHDNISTKTCPDCGKPMLEVNGKKGKMLVCQDRECGHRKNVSRTTNARCPQCKKKLELRGEGEGQIFVCKCGYREKLSAFEARRKKEGSGKVDKRSVQKYMKQQDKEAEPINNAFAELLKGLKLDE; from the coding sequence ATGGCAAAAAGCGTAGTATTAGCAGAAAAACCTTCAGTAGCACGCGATATTGCGAATGTGCTGAAGTGTCATAAAAAGGGTAACGGGTTTTTAGAAGGTGACAAATACATTGTGACATGGGCTTTAGGGCATTTAGTAACACTTGCTGACCCTGAAAGCTATGATGTCAAATATAAAACATGGAATTTAGAGGATTTACCGATGCTGCCAGAGCGTTTAAAGCTGACAGTGATTAAGCAATCAGGCAAACAATTTAATGCGGTAAAGTCACAGCTAAGCCGTAGTGATGTCAATGAAGTAATTATTGCGACAGATGCAGGACGTGAGGGGGAGCTTGTGGCGCGTTGGATTTTAGCGAAGGCGAAAATTAATAAGCCTGTCAAGCGTCTATGGATTTCTTCTGTTACAGATAAAGCGATTAAAGAAGGCTTTGCTAATTTAAAGCCTGGTAAACAGTATGAAAACCTATACCATGCAGCGATTGCACGCTCTGAGGCAGATTGGTATATCGGCTTAAATGCAACGCGCGCATTAACAGCGAAGCATAATGCACAGTTGAATTGTGGGCGTGTGCAAACACCGACATTGGCCATGATTGCAGCACGCGAAGATGAAATTAAAAACTTTAAGGCACAGACATATTACGGCATTGAAGCCCAAACAGACTCAATTAAACTAACATGGCAAGATGCAAATGGTAATAGCCGTAGCTTTAATAAGGAAAAAATCGACAGCATTATTAAAACGCTAGGTCGCCAAGATGCGAAGGTTATCAATGTGGAACGAAAGCCAAAGAAATCCTTTGCACCAGCGCTGTATGATTTAACAGAGCTTCAGCGTGATGCGAACAAGCTGTTCGGTTATTCAGCTAAAGAAACATTAAATATTATGCAAAAGCTTTATGAATCGCATAAAGTGCTGACATATCCACGTACAGATTCACGTTATATTTCATCGGATATTGTGGGTACATTGCCAGAGCGTTTAAAGGCATGCGCAGTAGGCGATTATCGCACAATTGCCAATAAGATAGCGACAAAGCCAATTAAAGCAACGAAAGCGTTTGTCGATGATAGCAAGGTCAGCGATCACCATGCCATTATTCCAACAGAGGCATATGTCAATTTATCGGCATTTTCCGATAAGGAACGTAAAATTTATGATTTAGTTGTCAAGCGTTTCCTTGCAGTATTATTACCAGCACATGAGTACGAGCAATTAACAGTGCAGGCTGAAATTGCAGCGGAGAAATTTATTGCGAAAGGTAAAACGGTGCTGAACGCAGGCTGGAAAGAGGTTTACCAAAATCGCTTTGATGATGAAGAAACAAACGAAGATGTGAAGGAGCAGCTGTTACCTCGACTTAATAAAGGTGATGTGCTGAAAACGCGCTTAATCGCAGGAACATCCGGTCAAACAAAGCCACCAGCGCGCTTCACAGAGGCGACATTATTATCGGCGATGGAAAATCCGACAAAATATTTAGAGACGGATGACAAACGTTTAGCAGACACATTGAAATCAACAGGTGGGCTTGGCACTGTTGCGACACGTGCGGATATTATTGATAAACTGTTCAATTCCTTTATGATTGAAAAGCGTGGCGGTAAAGATATTTTCATTACATCGAAAGGGCGCCAATTGCTTGATTTAGCACCTGAAGAATTGCGCTCGCCAGCGACGACAGCCGAGTGGGAGCAAAAGCTAGAATTGATTGCAAAAGGCAAGCTACAAAAGGACACGTTCATTAATGAAATGAAAGAGCATACGAAAGCAATCGTAACAGATATTAAAAATAACGATAAAAAATACAAGCATGATAATATCTCAACAAAAACTTGCCCAGATTGTGGCAAGCCGATGCTTGAGGTCAATGGTAAAAAGGGCAAAATGCTTGTTTGCCAGGATCGTGAATGTGGTCATCGTAAAAATGTTTCACGCACGACGAATGCACGTTGTCCACAATGTAAGAAAAAGCTTGAACTACGTGGCGAAGGTGAAGGGCAAATTTTCGTATGTAAATGTGGTTACCGTGAAAAACTGTCTGCCTTTGAAGCACGTCGTAAGAAAGAAGGCTCAGGTAAGGTCGATAAACGCTCTGTGCAAAAATATATGAAGCAGCAGGATAAGGAAGCAGAGCCAATCAATAATGCATTTGCTGAATTATTAAAGGGTCTTAAATTAGATGAATAG
- a CDS encoding histidinol phosphate phosphatase domain-containing protein codes for MIDYHVHLEEGPYSFRWLERTAQALQAYEEDATDKGYRQNVERQVQLLSERLQKGCFSEEWLDLYLQQAKRLGLREVGIVDHLYRFKETRAYFERYMELDKQHEYGSLQRYWLERVMTENIDEFIETIQQAKEKWREQGVTLKLGVEADYFIGGEEELATLLDGYPWDFVIGSVHFVDGWGFDNPQTEYIFKRMDEAALKQHYQRFFETVEGMIASNLFDFVAHLDNFKVFNYKVQDKVFLDTAYKRIAKALIATNTATEINAGLYYRYPVKEMCPSPRFLQTLLAYGVEFTVSSDAHFPDDLGKFTFENAQQLKNAGVSSLVTFNQREKQYIEIE; via the coding sequence ATGATTGATTATCATGTACATTTAGAAGAGGGACCATATTCATTTCGTTGGCTAGAGCGTACTGCGCAAGCATTACAAGCTTATGAAGAAGATGCTACAGATAAGGGCTATCGTCAAAATGTAGAGCGACAAGTGCAATTATTATCCGAGCGATTACAAAAAGGCTGCTTTAGTGAGGAATGGCTTGATTTATATTTACAGCAAGCAAAACGGTTAGGTTTGCGGGAAGTAGGCATTGTCGATCATTTATATCGCTTTAAAGAAACACGCGCATACTTTGAACGTTATATGGAGTTAGATAAGCAGCATGAATACGGCAGTTTACAGCGCTATTGGCTAGAGCGTGTAATGACCGAGAATATAGATGAATTTATAGAAACGATTCAGCAAGCGAAGGAAAAATGGCGTGAGCAAGGTGTGACGCTGAAGCTTGGTGTCGAAGCTGATTACTTTATCGGCGGGGAAGAAGAGTTAGCGACATTGCTAGATGGGTATCCTTGGGATTTCGTAATTGGCTCTGTTCATTTTGTGGATGGCTGGGGCTTCGATAATCCGCAAACAGAGTATATTTTTAAGCGCATGGATGAAGCGGCATTAAAGCAGCATTATCAACGTTTTTTTGAAACAGTTGAAGGCATGATTGCATCTAATTTATTCGATTTTGTAGCGCATTTAGATAATTTTAAAGTGTTTAATTATAAAGTGCAGGATAAAGTTTTTTTGGACACAGCGTATAAGCGTATTGCAAAGGCGTTGATTGCCACAAATACTGCTACAGAAATTAATGCAGGCTTATATTATCGTTATCCAGTTAAGGAAATGTGTCCAAGCCCACGCTTTTTGCAAACATTATTAGCGTATGGCGTCGAGTTTACAGTTTCATCTGATGCACATTTCCCAGATGATTTAGGGAAATTTACATTTGAAAATGCACAGCAGTTAAAAAATGCGGGAGTTTCTTCACTAGTAACATTTAATCAGCGAGAAAAACAATATATAGAGATTGAGTAG
- a CDS encoding ABC transporter permease — protein sequence MSKRQAFIWLSPFIVLVLLFFLVPLLYMLITSFQSNGAFTLQQYQTVLTNSYILQGFKNSITLSVVSAIIALIVTLFAVYAIMNFSEPMRERILILTNLTSNFSGIPLAFAFIVLLGNSGLFTLLFDKWEIGVLSSFSLYSWAGLLLIYVYFQMPLALMLLYPIYDGIQQQWKEASALLGASTWQFWMKIGIPIILPGVVGTFSVLFANAMGAYASAYALTSSNYNLVAIRIGSLIKGDIFAQPELASAIAVLLAVTMVLAMLLSEWSIAKTRRKL from the coding sequence ATTTCCAAACGCCAAGCATTTATCTGGCTATCTCCTTTTATAGTGCTCGTGCTGCTATTTTTCCTTGTGCCGCTACTTTATATGCTCATTACGAGCTTTCAAAGTAATGGTGCATTTACGTTGCAGCAGTATCAAACGGTTTTAACGAATAGCTATATTTTACAAGGCTTTAAAAATAGTATTACACTGTCGGTTGTATCTGCTATCATCGCATTAATCGTGACATTATTTGCTGTGTATGCCATCATGAATTTTTCGGAGCCTATGCGTGAGCGAATTTTGATTTTAACAAACTTAACATCGAATTTTTCTGGTATTCCATTAGCCTTTGCTTTTATTGTTTTACTTGGCAATAGCGGCTTATTTACATTGCTATTTGATAAATGGGAAATCGGTGTACTGTCATCATTTTCGCTCTATAGCTGGGCAGGATTATTGCTTATTTATGTGTATTTCCAAATGCCGTTAGCGCTAATGCTTTTATATCCGATTTATGATGGGATACAGCAGCAATGGAAGGAGGCATCGGCTCTTTTAGGTGCTTCGACATGGCAGTTTTGGATGAAGATAGGTATTCCAATTATCCTACCAGGTGTTGTTGGAACATTTAGCGTATTGTTTGCTAATGCGATGGGGGCATACGCTTCTGCCTATGCGTTAACGAGCAGTAATTACAATTTAGTAGCGATTCGTATTGGCTCGTTAATTAAAGGCGATATTTTCGCACAGCCTGAGCTGGCAAGTGCAATAGCAGTATTGCTTGCGGTAACAATGGTACTTGCGATGCTGTTAAGTGAGTGGAGTATTGCAAAAACGAGGAGGAAATTATAA